One genomic segment of Procambarus clarkii isolate CNS0578487 chromosome 34, FALCON_Pclarkii_2.0, whole genome shotgun sequence includes these proteins:
- the LOC138370993 gene encoding partner of Y14 and mago-like, whose product MNRKEANTLGLSITLNWISSHTGIDGNENADSVAKTSTALPVVQGGKQPSASDPTKRLRNLKKKLRDIEKLEKQIASGELKNPEPEQLEKVKKKDEVIQQIDDLEDELGKSNSLLASGQEVHFGA is encoded by the exons atgaata gaaaagaagcaaaCACTCTTGGGCTGTCCATCACTCTAAATTGGATTTCAAGTCAcactggcatagatggtaatgaaaatgcAGACTCAGTAGCAAAAACGTCCACTGCTCTTCCTGTTGTACAGG GAGGGAAGCAGCCATCTGCTTCTGATCCCACAAAACGATTACGCAATCTTAAGAAAAAGTTACGTGATATTGAAAAGTTGGAAAAACAGATTGCTAGTGGAGAACTTAAGAATCCAGAACCTGAACAACTAGAGAAGGTGAAAAAGAAAGATGAGGTAATACAGCAAATTGATGACTTAGAGGATGAACTTG GAAAGTCCAATAGTCTTTTAGCAAGTGGTCAAGAAGTTCATTTTGGAGCTTAG